The sequence aatgtatccAGCAGCCATGTCCCAAGCATGGATACCCATTTCCATGTACAGATCAATAGCGCCTCTAGCTACTTGAGCTAAATTCCAAGCGGCTGAACCACCAGAACGAACACTAAacaatttggaattttaatatttattcaagtattgaaataattataattcagtgggaaaatattaaaaatctacccgTGAGCATTTGTTGCTAAATAATTGATGTTATGGTTAACAATATTCCTGAATTCTTCAGTTCTTACAGAACCAAATTCTACAGCGACTAAAGCATCAgtaagttctaaaaaaaaaaaaacaataagttagtatttagttttcaaaataagCTTAAGTGCTTATCAAAATACTAACGTTTTACGCCACTGACTTTAATTGGttcatcatttaaaaatgaacCTTCGTCTTTGATTGCTCTAAAAAACATATCCAATATGGGATTGAAGATAACTCCTAACTTAACATCACAGCCAACAACCAAACCAATAGATATGCAAACGTTTGGATAACTATGCACAAAATTGGTGGTGCCATCCACAGGATCAATGACCCAAGTTGGAGCACATGTCAGTTTTTCTTTAATACCAGCAGCAAAAGATTCCTCTccaataaatcttaaattatatgatattgttatttatcactAAGTGACAAGCGATTCacagtaaaataatgattataaatttatatacttgtGATGTggatatttttgtttgattccCTCAATAAGTAATTTTTCGACTTCTTGATCTGTTTCAGTAACAAAGTCAATAGAACTGGCTTTAGTCTCTATTGTTTTTTTCTCATTGATTCGagattttataatctataaataaatgtgcaatataataatatgtaatagtcaaatatatttaaacaagtaTATGGTAAGTATGTACCAAATATACTTAGGTACAAAGGAGTaggaaaaatatacatattattaatattatataataggaagtttaataatataaactataaatttatagtattagataaaataatttaatgaatcatTTAGCAGAAGTTTGAAAtctgtaatataaataagttattttaggattggatatatattattttatctacatttttgtaagaataaaaatatattattcatagataaaagtaggaaaaatataaattaaataatattttaaatgagtaaACATAGATTTAACATACAAGTTACCAAagcataataattaagtaccattggtacttatgtatatatatatataagtacctatgcaataataaatatgttaaattttttttagaactaaatttttgatttgaacAAGATTTTTCTCCTAAACTgacctattttttattattttttttcatctaaaaaGGCCACAAGAGATTAGATTCCCACCACCAAGATCATCTTTTATACTGTGTTCCCACAACCTACTTTGTTTATAGGCAAAAGtggaaaaatcaaaataatagtcTGGAGAATAATAAACTAACATCACATCATTCAATTAGAGagtaattattgttgaaattcACTTAAAAGGCAGGTAAGAAAGTTTTTTATCAGGAcatgtaatttgttataaagtTAGTTACATTTATGATCTACGTgatgatttttgtaattatttaattggtaaaaaAGAATTAGTAGTGCTTACTACTATTGTAATACTATCATTAGGATTGCAAATATCACAACGATGCCTGTCAGTTTAGAGTAAAATGTTAGTAAGAAATTAGACTGTTAAATggcataatatgtattcaattaatacgaaataattaaaaaattttcaatcacCTTGCCGGCGTGTCGCGCGAGTCTCGTTATCAGTTCTAAACATTCATGCAGATTGACTTCGTTAGAATCAGACATGGTagttaattactttattataaagttaGACGGTCTGAGGTTGTTAACAATATTGAAATTCAATAGTGGTCGTTTTAACAGCAACTTCCAAGTAGCTCGGTGGAAAACGGTCGTCTCTTGTCTGATGACGTCAAAATCTAACAGCTATAATAGACAAGCATAGACCttatagtataaggtctatgtaGACAAGGCAAAATCGCAAAGCTCTAATGATGAATaatgatgaaaaattaaaatacagtgCCATAGGGCAtagataacaaattaaaaatcgttCATCCTTATCAATTGTTTCAACCACGGTCGTTAAAGCGGTAAAGGTTGCAAACTTTTGATAACGGAGAATGTAAACAAACAcagctaggtatatatatttaaaacgtgCATGATTTTCGAAGTTTTGGAATTATAAAGTAACTTAGGAACAAGTTCTGACTgaccatttaaattttttttgtattttttatcacCCCAAGCGTTTCTTACGAGCTTAATCATATGAGCCGCATCTAAAAAGATATATATTGGCTCTTTTCTATGTGGGTTTATAATATACGGTCTAGTATTTAAATCTGCACCTAGAGATTTAACCATTGTTGTATTTACGAAGGTGTCATCAAaagtaattgaattaattttaacaccAGTATCAGACAATAGTTCAATTGCTTTTTGTAAAAGATTCGCTCTTTTTTTACCGTTCAACCcatctattaaaaaatacccaATAGGAAGTTTCCAATAACCATTTATACCCACAGCTAAAAATACCAAAGCATTTTTTGCCTCTTGTATTTCATCACCTTCTATATCATTTGCCACCCCTGAATTTACAAATCTATATACATTGCGTTGATTGTCCATTTCGATATGTTTACGAATACTCATTTAATCTATGACAAGATTGTAGTAAACTGGctgttttttaacaatatttgtaatagAATCTATAATGATTCTTTGGTGAAACCTGGTTGcccatttataattgtataccatCGTTTTAAAGTACGTGGATGTGgtaaagattttttaatttttctcgaACATAATTATAGGCTTTAGGggaataatattgaaatgtcACTGAAAATTGTCTTAACTCTTCACTATATGATTGCTTTTCATTTtcagataaatttttttaaagtaaatgttCAAGGACATCAGACCCTAATGCctgtaaagtttaaaataaattattatatctatgatGATTGACTAATCATTAAACGtaaataaaacactcaataaatcaatagaaaatcacaaataataacatatttacatataccaTAAAAAATGGGGGAGGGGTATACATAATTCGCCtcactaaaaaaatacaaccaaAGCCgccactaaaataaaaaaaatatataaaaataactaaaagtatcgttttaattttaatgacattttactctgatttgatgtatttataatctataaaaaataggtaggtatatacctacatataaatatcaccgagatttaaaataattatataaaatcacatTATTGAATAGCTATTTACcggattattgattattttttgaaacgtTATCCCTGTCATTGTCGAGTTCTTGACtttcattcttttttttaacttaaatttgccAAATTGTGCTTCAATTTTTTtcgatgaataaataatttagagcGTTTTTTATTACCAAAACGCCAATCACTCATttttaccacaaaaaaaaataacaatcggTATAGTATAGTGTATTAatttggaaattaaaatataaacgtgcACGGACTGGATCACGATggcatactaaataatattttattagcaattgtgtattataataatgttcaacATTTAATGACATTATGACAAATGATATTTCCCGTCTTTTTTGAatgaattatgtaagtatattataatattattatataattgtaaataatataatattattttatcgatctGAGTTCCAATTGATTTCTTATCGCCCGTATAATAGTCAACGGCTTATGTCTAAGATTTTTCAGCCGAGTCCACACTAGGACGAACATTGTTGTCGAACATGTTTGTTCAAAATGTTTCCTAACTCGACGAACTAGTGCTATCGTGCAGGGCCTAAAATTAGGGTATTTTACTACTGCACACCTTATTCCAcacatcaaaatatttcaaaataataaacatagatcTAGTGCTCAATGTATATGCCACATATAACTTCgttgcataattatttttgatatttattaataattagttataataaatacaatctaagacaattttctataaaagtCCTTGATACCTATACGAATATatgactaaacattttaaaattaaaaacaaaatagctGAAGttgatatacttattacttattagtcttATTACGTACCACCTAGATCCCGTGACATGTAGATCTATACGTAGTACGTCAACTTAGATCCCTTTGGACATTTAGAACCTCagacatttaatacattttaatattttattagatttataaacaaaatctaACATTTTGAAAGCTTTATTTATGAATGAATTTATGCGTCAGTGGCGTATAAAAGTGGACGACGGGGTGGATGGGGGGTCAGATCCTCCCAttggcttattattattttttgtttttgcttaCATTATgcctataatgtaatattttgtgatattataatctatCGAGCTAttgaattttgacaattttttcaatactaaataccatttttattttatttgtagcaAACCAagcaaagtaatatttatttaatcgaaatGGTCAATGACTAGTGACGACTatgattatactttattaattattatagattttcttat is a genomic window of Rhopalosiphum padi isolate XX-2018 chromosome 4, ASM2088224v1, whole genome shotgun sequence containing:
- the LOC132928465 gene encoding inositol monophosphatase 1-like; protein product: MSDSNEVNLHECLELITRLARHAGKIIKSRINEKKTIETKASSIDFVTETDQEVEKLLIEGIKQKYPHHKFIGEESFAAGIKEKLTCAPTWVIDPVDGTTNFVHSYPNVCISIGLVVGCDVKLGVIFNPILDMFFRAIKDEGSFLNDEPIKVSGVKQLTDALVAVEFGSVRTEEFRNIVNHNINYLATNAHGVRSGGSAAWNLAQVARGAIDLYMEMGIHAWDMAAGYIIVKEAGGTVIDPAGNDFKLMNRRILATSSTEIAEEVYSKFQQYYPEHD